A portion of the Blautia hansenii DSM 20583 genome contains these proteins:
- the mnmG gene encoding tRNA uridine-5-carboxymethylaminomethyl(34) synthesis enzyme MnmG, whose product MSVLTENYDVAIVGAGHAGCEAALACARLGLETIMFTVSVDSIALMPCNPNIGGSSKGHLVKEIDALGGEMGKNIDKTFIQSKMLNVSKGPAVHSLRAQADKQEYTREMRKTLENTEHLTIRQAEVTKIMAEDGVVKGVKTYSGAEYRTKAVVLCTGTYLKARCIYGDISNETGPNGLQAANYLTNSLKELGIEMYRFKTGTPARIDKRSIDFSKMEEQFGDERVVPFSFSTNPEDVQIDQISCWLTYTNEKTHEIIRNNLDRSPLYSGMIEGTGPRYCPSIEDKVVKFADKNRHQVFIEPEGLSTNEMYIGGMSSSLPEDVQYEMYHSVPGLENAKIVRNAYAIEYDCIDARQLYPTLEFKNIKGLFSGGQFNGSSGYEEAAAQGLVAGINAAMEVLGREQLVLDRSESYIGVLIDDLVTKENREPYRMMTSRAEYRLLLRQDNADLRLREKGYQVGLVTQEQYDYIQWKKEKIEEETQRMEHIHVGAVKEVQELLQQYGSTPLKNGISLGDLIRRPELSYDIVAPLDKKRPELPYDVREQININIKYDGYIRRQLKQVEGFKKLENKKLPKDIDYDAISGLRIEAKQKLNAYRPISIGQASRIAGVSPADISVLLVYMESYRRGK is encoded by the coding sequence ATGAGTGTACTAACAGAAAATTATGATGTGGCGATTGTAGGAGCAGGACATGCAGGATGTGAGGCAGCGCTTGCCTGTGCCAGACTTGGCTTGGAAACCATTATGTTTACCGTAAGTGTAGACAGCATTGCTCTGATGCCCTGTAACCCGAATATTGGCGGAAGCTCTAAAGGTCATTTGGTAAAAGAAATTGACGCCTTGGGCGGAGAAATGGGCAAAAATATTGATAAGACCTTTATTCAGTCTAAGATGCTGAACGTGTCAAAAGGACCGGCAGTACATTCTCTGCGTGCGCAGGCTGATAAGCAGGAATACACAAGAGAAATGCGAAAAACACTGGAAAATACAGAGCATCTCACTATTCGTCAGGCCGAAGTTACGAAAATTATGGCAGAAGACGGTGTAGTAAAAGGTGTAAAAACCTATTCAGGAGCAGAATACCGCACAAAAGCGGTTGTTTTGTGTACGGGAACTTATTTAAAAGCCAGATGTATCTATGGCGATATCAGCAATGAAACAGGACCAAACGGATTACAGGCAGCGAATTACCTGACAAATTCTTTAAAAGAGCTGGGGATTGAAATGTATCGCTTTAAGACAGGAACACCGGCTCGTATTGATAAGAGAAGCATTGATTTTTCAAAGATGGAAGAGCAGTTCGGAGACGAAAGAGTTGTGCCGTTTTCTTTCTCTACCAATCCGGAAGACGTACAGATTGACCAGATATCTTGCTGGCTGACCTATACAAATGAAAAGACACATGAGATTATCAGAAATAACTTAGACCGCTCTCCTTTATACTCCGGAATGATTGAGGGAACAGGTCCTCGTTACTGTCCTTCTATTGAAGATAAGGTAGTAAAGTTTGCAGATAAAAATCGCCATCAGGTATTTATTGAACCGGAAGGATTGTCTACAAATGAGATGTATATAGGAGGAATGTCAAGCTCCTTACCGGAGGATGTGCAGTATGAAATGTACCATTCTGTACCGGGGCTGGAGAATGCAAAAATCGTGCGAAATGCCTATGCAATCGAGTATGACTGTATTGATGCAAGACAGTTATATCCGACTTTAGAATTTAAAAATATTAAGGGATTGTTCTCCGGCGGACAGTTTAACGGAAGCTCAGGATACGAGGAGGCGGCAGCCCAGGGACTGGTAGCCGGTATCAATGCAGCCATGGAAGTCTTAGGCCGTGAGCAGCTGGTTTTAGACCGTTCAGAGTCTTATATCGGTGTGCTAATTGATGATTTGGTAACGAAAGAAAACCGTGAACCTTACCGTATGATGACAAGCCGTGCAGAATATCGTCTGCTGTTAAGACAGGACAATGCAGACCTTCGTCTGAGGGAAAAAGGATATCAGGTTGGGCTTGTAACACAGGAGCAATATGATTATATTCAGTGGAAAAAAGAGAAAATTGAAGAAGAAACACAGCGTATGGAGCATATACATGTAGGGGCTGTAAAAGAGGTACAGGAGCTTTTACAGCAGTATGGAAGCACTCCTTTGAAGAATGGAATTTCTCTGGGAGATTTAATCAGAAGACCGGAATTATCGTATGATATTGTAGCTCCTTTAGATAAAAAAAGACCGGAATTACCTTATGATGTAAGGGAACAAATCAACATTAACATCAAGTATGACGGGTATATCAGACGCCAGCTAAAGCAGGTAGAAGGCTTTAAAAAGCTGGAAAATAAGAAGCTTCCAAAGGATATTGATTACGATGCAATCAGCGGACTTCGCATTGAAGCAAAGCAAAAATTAAACGCATATCGTCCGATTTCCATAGGTCAGGCATCCAGAATTGCAGGGGTTTCTCCGGCTGATATTTCTGTTTTACTGGTTTATATGGAGTCTTATCGCAGAGGAAAATAG